The genomic window CAACGATAAAGTAGTGAATGTCTTCCATTAACCCCAAAACAAGGACACACCAAACGATATTAGATTAAAACTCAGGCACACACTGGCCACTCGCTTCCTACTACAACCATTCTACCTCAGGCATTGCTATGTTCATATTTGAACTGCACTTATTTCAGCCTGACCATGAATAGCCACCATCTCAATCATGGGAATGCAGATATATCAAAAAGTTCAAAACTAAGGAAGCACTATTATGTTTAAAAGATACATCAAACTTCAAACCTAATAGAAGGGAGAACAAAATCTAATTCTGACATAATTCACTAGATGACTGTAGTTCGTTTTCTGAACTTTTAACATTTCCACGCCTCATCCATGTCAAGGAGATCCAACAAGACAAATTAAGTCATTTTACCTTCGGAGAGCCAGCCCCAAGACCCGGGCTTAAGCCCGAGCATGGAGGTGAGCAGCGCCGATGCTGTCGCGCTGTGCAGCGGTATCAGCCCCTgcgcgccgcccagcgccgccaccGGCACCCTGCACAACGAAGGCCGCGCCAAATCTGAGCAAACCATACTGTCCAAGTACGACCAATCCGAGGAAAAGAACACCGAGGTACCTACCTCGAGATCGCGAggcgccggcgcggagcgcgcgGCAGAGCGGAGGCCGCCAGCTCCGGGGACTGGGCAACTGCCGGCCTGGAAAACGTTCTGGACAGAGTAGATGGGGAAGCGGAGCGCAGCCCCGCGAGGGCTCGCCGCGCGCCGccagccgccgtcgccatggctggTGT from Triticum aestivum cultivar Chinese Spring chromosome 3B, IWGSC CS RefSeq v2.1, whole genome shotgun sequence includes these protein-coding regions:
- the LOC123070673 gene encoding protein NUCLEAR FUSION DEFECTIVE 6, mitochondrial, whose protein sequence is MATAAGGARRALAGLRSASPSTLSRTFSRPAVAQSPELAASALPRAPRRRLAISRVPVAALGGAQGLIPLHSATASALLTSMLGLKPGSWGWLSEGFATPL